The proteins below come from a single Pedobacter aquae genomic window:
- a CDS encoding leucine-rich repeat domain-containing protein — MESKKGPFLQRFTVYDYLQLLIIMVCILLAVLPHKADAQVAVKEYTTLEEALKEPEKVIRLNLQNQHLDHIEEIAKFKNLQYLNLRNTHLSSVPQEITTLENLKVLDIGDNEIALLPKNFDALKNLTELYLDKEKNLQLEEDLEILSRMKSLRILHLENNGISTLPKNISKLQKIEALYLGDNKLQTIPVEIKELKKLKFLDVHHNPIIPTDVIKRNYGGLKINF, encoded by the coding sequence ATGGAATCTAAAAAAGGACCTTTCTTACAGCGTTTTACGGTGTATGATTACTTACAACTGCTTATCATTATGGTATGTATACTACTGGCTGTACTGCCTCACAAGGCTGATGCCCAAGTAGCAGTAAAAGAATATACTACGCTAGAGGAGGCTTTAAAGGAACCTGAAAAAGTGATTAGGTTAAACTTACAAAACCAACATCTTGATCATATAGAAGAGATTGCCAAATTCAAGAATCTACAATATTTAAATCTCAGGAACACTCATTTATCGAGTGTTCCACAAGAGATTACCACGCTAGAAAACTTAAAGGTGTTAGATATTGGTGATAATGAAATTGCATTACTCCCTAAAAACTTTGATGCTTTAAAAAATCTTACAGAGTTGTATCTGGATAAAGAAAAAAACTTACAGCTAGAGGAAGATTTAGAGATTTTAAGTAGGATGAAGAGCCTTAGAATTCTTCACTTAGAGAATAACGGAATTAGCACTTTACCAAAAAATATCAGCAAACTTCAAAAAATAGAGGCGCTGTATTTAGGTGATAATAAATTACAAACCATTCCGGTAGAGATTAAAGAACTTAAGAAATTAAAATTTCTTGATGTTCACCACAACCCCATTATTCCGACAGATGTAATTAAAAGGAATTACGGCGGACTAAAAATAAATTTTTAA
- a CDS encoding prohibitin family protein, with the protein MKTKVILFSACLAVASLSSCTIIKQGEIGVKRSFGKINPKPLMEGAKVFNPFTTTIIKLPTRTINMEVRLPLPSKEGLTVQSEVSILYRLVGDYGPKIVENLGKSYEQVVIIPVFRSAVADISSQYFAKDMHTGQRTLIEKSIKDLMMTQLQSRGFVIESVLLKSIVLPPGLTKAIEEKLEAEQDAQRMQFILDKERQEATRRTIEAEGVRDAQKIISEGLSPMLLRFKAIEAFNKLSTSPNAKTIITDGDSPLILNADGK; encoded by the coding sequence ATGAAAACTAAAGTTATTTTATTCTCAGCATGCCTGGCAGTAGCATCTTTAAGTAGCTGTACCATTATTAAGCAAGGCGAAATTGGTGTTAAACGTTCTTTTGGTAAAATAAATCCAAAACCTTTAATGGAAGGCGCCAAAGTGTTTAATCCTTTTACAACAACAATTATCAAGCTTCCAACACGTACTATTAACATGGAGGTGCGTTTGCCATTGCCATCTAAAGAAGGTTTAACGGTACAGTCAGAAGTATCAATCTTATACAGATTGGTTGGTGATTACGGACCTAAAATCGTAGAGAACTTGGGTAAAAGTTATGAGCAGGTAGTTATCATACCGGTATTTAGATCTGCCGTGGCAGATATTTCTTCTCAATACTTTGCTAAAGATATGCATACCGGCCAAAGAACTTTGATAGAAAAATCTATTAAAGATTTAATGATGACGCAGTTACAAAGTAGAGGTTTTGTTATAGAATCTGTGTTATTAAAGAGCATAGTACTCCCTCCAGGTTTAACCAAAGCTATTGAAGAGAAATTAGAGGCAGAACAAGATGCGCAAAGAATGCAATTTATCTTAGATAAAGAACGCCAAGAAGCTACACGTAGAACTATTGAAGCAGAAGGTGTTAGAGATGCTCAAAAAATAATTTCAGAGGGTTTATCTCCAATGCTACTAAGATTTAAAGCTATCGAGGCCTTTAATAAGCTTTCTACATCTCCAAATGCTAAGACGATTATAACAGATGGAGATTCGCCTCTGATTTTAAATGCAGATGGTAAATAG
- a CDS encoding HAMP domain-containing sensor histidine kinase, with protein sequence MTIRTKMTVLFLSIVTVLLLVFCVTIYFLSDVYRQSEFETRLKREALTAATIVFNKEEVSPDLLKILTRNQMTALSKENIVILNAQDKVIYQSGLKNNLYTPSKLEEIKRNEELFWEEGEVEKFGITIKNRARDYLVIVSAVDKYGLSKQHNLAILLSFGSILLIALSAILGRFFTGGLLKPMQQMIKEIDAINASYLSLRLSQRGNKDELGQLAQRFNEMLDRLQIAFHKQRAFVSHASHELRTPLTAITGQIQVSLLANDNMEELRTMAKSVLEDVNQLNILTNNLLELNSIDVDDIRIKASLLNVVDLLLQAKSEVSQKYPESKIILQIDDHEDYLPEIYANESLIFSAFINLIENAVKFASDQTAQVKLLTLQDGIQIKFQNKIYTLVNLNMDVIFDPFIRGANSKNVKGHGVGLSLTKRITDIHKGNLAVNLEESDFVEFILKLPKGSPL encoded by the coding sequence ATGACAATCAGAACCAAGATGACGGTCTTATTTTTAAGTATCGTTACAGTTTTATTATTGGTTTTTTGTGTAACCATTTACTTTTTAAGTGATGTTTACCGGCAATCTGAGTTTGAAACTCGACTAAAAAGAGAAGCCTTAACTGCCGCTACCATTGTTTTTAACAAAGAAGAGGTAAGTCCTGATTTGTTGAAGATATTAACCCGCAATCAGATGACAGCCCTCAGCAAAGAAAATATTGTCATTCTTAACGCTCAGGATAAGGTTATTTACCAAAGCGGATTAAAAAACAATCTATACACACCATCTAAACTTGAAGAAATTAAACGTAATGAAGAACTTTTTTGGGAAGAAGGTGAAGTAGAAAAATTTGGAATAACTATTAAAAACAGAGCTCGTGATTATTTGGTTATTGTATCTGCGGTTGATAAATATGGCCTCAGTAAGCAACACAATTTAGCCATTTTATTAAGCTTTGGGAGTATTTTATTAATTGCCTTAAGTGCTATCCTAGGACGATTTTTTACCGGAGGCTTGCTTAAGCCTATGCAGCAAATGATTAAAGAAATAGATGCTATTAATGCATCTTATTTAAGTTTAAGACTTAGCCAAAGAGGTAATAAAGATGAATTGGGGCAATTGGCGCAGCGTTTTAACGAAATGCTAGACCGCTTACAAATAGCATTTCACAAGCAAAGGGCTTTTGTATCTCATGCTTCTCACGAGTTAAGAACTCCACTAACCGCTATTACTGGGCAAATACAAGTTTCTTTGCTTGCTAATGATAATATGGAGGAGTTGCGAACCATGGCGAAATCTGTTCTAGAAGATGTAAATCAACTTAATATCCTTACCAACAATTTATTAGAATTAAACAGTATTGATGTTGATGATATTAGAATTAAAGCAAGCTTGCTTAATGTGGTAGATTTATTACTACAAGCAAAATCTGAGGTCAGTCAAAAATACCCAGAGAGTAAGATTATTCTTCAAATTGATGACCACGAAGATTATTTGCCAGAAATTTACGCTAACGAGAGCTTAATATTTAGTGCTTTTATTAATCTTATTGAAAATGCTGTAAAATTTGCATCTGACCAAACTGCTCAGGTGAAATTACTAACTCTGCAAGATGGTATACAAATTAAGTTTCAGAATAAGATTTATACGCTAGTTAACCTAAATATGGATGTAATTTTTGATCCTTTTATTAGGGGCGCAAATTCTAAAAATGTAAAAGGACATGGCGTAGGTTTATCGCTCACTAAAAGAATTACCGATATCCATAAAGGTAATTTAGCTGTAAATCTTGAAGAATCTGACTTTGTAGAATTCATCCTGAAATTACCAAAAGGAAGCCCTTTGTAA
- a CDS encoding response regulator transcription factor, which produces MVERKNILIVEDETKVAAFIHKGLQTQDFSSDIADCGFQALNLFNQNHYDLVILDIGLPDMSGLAVCEQIRKSDSRIPVLMLTAMGSLADKLSGFEVGTNDYLVKPFDFMELLVRVKSLLKYYPEKVKQQEILQVADLELDLNEKIARRAGKEIELTAREFSLLEYLMINKGKVVSKIELAEKVWDINFDTRTNFVEVYINYVRNKVDKGHLNKLIHTVVGMGYILKQK; this is translated from the coding sequence ATGGTAGAACGAAAAAATATATTAATTGTAGAAGATGAAACTAAAGTAGCGGCCTTTATCCATAAGGGTTTGCAAACTCAAGATTTCTCTAGTGATATTGCAGATTGCGGTTTTCAGGCGCTTAATCTCTTCAACCAAAACCATTATGATTTGGTGATATTAGATATTGGTTTACCAGATATGAGTGGTTTAGCAGTTTGCGAGCAAATTAGAAAAAGTGATAGTAGAATTCCTGTTTTAATGTTAACTGCCATGGGTAGCTTAGCCGATAAATTATCGGGTTTTGAGGTTGGTACCAATGATTATTTGGTTAAACCTTTTGATTTTATGGAGCTTTTGGTTAGGGTAAAATCACTTCTAAAGTATTATCCCGAAAAGGTTAAACAACAAGAAATATTACAAGTAGCAGATTTAGAGCTTGATTTAAACGAAAAAATTGCCCGCAGAGCCGGAAAAGAAATAGAACTTACCGCCAGAGAATTTAGCTTATTAGAGTATTTAATGATTAACAAAGGTAAAGTAGTTTCTAAAATAGAGTTAGCAGAAAAAGTTTGGGATATTAATTTTGATACCAGAACCAATTTTGTTGAAGTTTATATCAATTACGTTCGTAATAAAGTAGATAAAGGGCATCTTAACAAACTTATTCATACTGTTGTAGGGATGGGTTATATCTTAAAACAGAAATGA
- a CDS encoding ferritin produces MKDLVRHKSLLSTEIESSLNQQIKKEAHSSSLYLAMASWCDRNGFDSSAQYFYDQSEEERKHQMKLFHYVLDMGGTAISPDINNIKIEYMSFREVFEEALEQEIAITQSFKNIAAKCHKEQDFVTLEFLNWFFKEQREEEFKARRALELFDLIGEAGTGRWEIDRHIAKIKYSEGEES; encoded by the coding sequence ATGAAAGATTTAGTACGTCATAAAAGTTTACTTTCTACCGAGATAGAAAGCAGCTTAAATCAGCAAATAAAAAAAGAAGCTCATTCATCATCTCTATATTTAGCTATGGCTTCTTGGTGTGATAGAAATGGTTTTGATAGTTCGGCTCAATATTTCTATGATCAATCAGAAGAAGAGCGCAAGCACCAAATGAAATTATTTCATTATGTTTTAGATATGGGTGGTACGGCTATATCGCCAGATATCAATAATATCAAAATAGAGTACATGAGCTTCAGAGAAGTTTTTGAAGAAGCTTTAGAGCAAGAAATAGCTATTACACAATCTTTCAAAAACATTGCTGCAAAATGCCATAAAGAGCAAGATTTTGTAACCTTAGAGTTTTTAAACTGGTTCTTTAAAGAGCAACGCGAAGAAGAGTTTAAAGCAAGAAGAGCTTTAGAATTGTTTGATTTAATTGGCGAAGCCGGAACTGGTCGTTGGGAAATTGATAGACATATAGCTAAAATAAAATATAGCGAAGGCGAAGAATCTTAA
- a CDS encoding (2Fe-2S) ferredoxin domain-containing protein has translation MSKFYEPENIIYVCTGSKCAKKGGKDCYKSLKSYVKHTDTEVIRIECTDRCKFAPVLNLQPQNIWLKEYTEKQVFKTLEELKLKKR, from the coding sequence ATGAGTAAATTTTACGAACCAGAAAACATCATTTACGTTTGTACCGGAAGCAAATGCGCTAAAAAGGGCGGTAAAGACTGCTATAAATCTTTAAAATCTTATGTAAAACATACAGATACAGAAGTTATTAGGATAGAATGTACCGATAGATGCAAATTTGCCCCTGTTTTAAACCTGCAACCTCAAAATATCTGGCTTAAAGAATATACAGAAAAGCAAGTTTTCAAAACTTTAGAAGAGCTTAAACTAAAAAAGCGATAA
- a CDS encoding metallophosphoesterase family protein, translating to MKKEHFIVGDVHGCLHTLQALLKKWKPNTQQLIFVGDLVDHGNFCPQVVELAFKLKDEEPDSVLIRGNHEEYFYKHVLSQYNEEWFQKSGEQTFSQYLYHGRRIEPDAELFKKMPLYYQTPYLLVSHAGVGETAEPFNPDNVDSVLYQRNGIRKLEQLQVYGHTPVEKARYDEATHAICIDTGAYKCNKLSAIVVNTKGDIKDLIEQKTHHNDEVSCEEKNTIA from the coding sequence ATGAAAAAAGAACACTTTATTGTAGGAGACGTTCATGGGTGTTTACATACTTTACAAGCTTTGTTAAAAAAGTGGAAACCCAATACGCAACAGCTTATTTTTGTTGGAGATTTGGTAGACCATGGAAATTTTTGTCCGCAAGTAGTAGAACTAGCTTTTAAACTTAAAGATGAAGAACCTGATAGCGTTTTAATTAGGGGTAACCATGAAGAGTATTTTTACAAACATGTACTCAGTCAATATAACGAAGAGTGGTTTCAGAAATCTGGAGAGCAAACATTTTCTCAATACTTATATCACGGAAGAAGAATAGAGCCTGATGCGGAGTTGTTTAAAAAAATGCCTTTATATTACCAAACGCCGTATTTATTAGTGAGTCATGCAGGGGTTGGTGAAACAGCAGAGCCTTTTAATCCGGATAATGTAGATAGTGTTTTATACCAAAGAAATGGCATAAGAAAACTTGAACAGTTACAGGTTTACGGGCATACACCGGTAGAGAAAGCCCGGTATGATGAAGCTACCCATGCTATTTGTATAGATACTGGTGCATATAAATGCAACAAACTTTCTGCAATAGTTGTTAATACTAAAGGAGATATTAAAGATTTAATAGAGCAAAAAACACATCATAACGATGAGGTAAGTTGCGAAGAAAAAAATACAATAGCATGA
- the cdaA gene encoding diadenylate cyclase CdaA has translation MDFLDFSFLKLTVLDVIDILLVAVIIYYIYNLIRGTIAVNIFIGFILIYVVYFVVEQLNMKLLAGILGSFVSVGFIALIIVFQQEFRRFLLTIGKNISLKNKIWLKLMFGKEELEKNNMAKIKPIIDACKSMKKTRTGALIVFAKYFDQDAFANSGEMMDAKISKRLLESIFQKNSPLHDGAVIISENKIKSASCILPLTENDKLPPQFGLRHRAGIGVTESSEATALIVSEETGEISYAQQGRVKMNISFTDLERLLNKDFN, from the coding sequence ATGGATTTTCTCGACTTTAGCTTCTTAAAACTTACGGTATTAGATGTAATAGATATCCTTTTAGTAGCTGTTATCATTTATTATATCTATAATTTAATAAGGGGAACTATTGCCGTTAATATTTTTATAGGTTTCATCCTTATTTATGTTGTTTATTTTGTGGTAGAGCAACTGAATATGAAATTGCTTGCTGGTATTTTAGGCAGTTTTGTTAGCGTAGGCTTTATTGCTTTAATTATTGTTTTTCAGCAAGAGTTTAGGCGGTTTTTACTTACTATCGGTAAAAATATATCTCTAAAAAATAAGATTTGGCTAAAGCTGATGTTTGGCAAAGAAGAGCTGGAGAAAAACAATATGGCCAAAATTAAACCTATTATTGATGCCTGTAAATCTATGAAAAAGACCAGAACAGGAGCTTTAATTGTCTTTGCAAAATATTTTGATCAGGATGCTTTTGCCAATAGCGGTGAAATGATGGATGCAAAAATCTCAAAACGGTTACTAGAAAGTATTTTTCAAAAAAACAGCCCCCTGCATGATGGTGCTGTTATCATATCAGAAAATAAAATAAAATCTGCCAGCTGTATTTTACCCTTAACAGAAAATGATAAGTTGCCACCACAATTTGGATTAAGACACCGGGCTGGAATAGGGGTAACAGAATCTAGCGAAGCTACTGCATTAATCGTTTCTGAAGAAACAGGAGAAATTTCTTATGCACAGCAGGGTAGGGTTAAAATGAATATTAGTTTTACTGATTTGGAACGTTTGTTGAACAAGGATTTTAATTAA
- the folP gene encoding dihydropteroate synthase yields MKEGFVLLAFKIMVKDTRLLVKNTLNIGGELVDLNEPKVMGIINITPDSFFSGSRVNTNYEILKQAEKMLTEGADFLDLGAYSSRPGAQDISEAEEEARLLPAVALISKEFKQAFISIDTFRARVAEKAIHAGAHIINDISGGNFDPKMFETVGKLKVPYILMHMKGTPQNMQSQNHYDDMMEEMMYYFSTKIQQLKAYGVHDIIIDPGFGFAKDITQNFSLLKHLATFKILGFPVLAGLSRKSMVWKTLNTTADEALNGTTVLNTIALQNGAAILRVHDVKAAKESISLYQSYLKAQ; encoded by the coding sequence ATGAAAGAGGGCTTTGTTTTGTTAGCATTTAAAATAATGGTTAAAGATACAAGGCTTCTGGTAAAAAACACATTAAATATTGGCGGCGAATTGGTGGACTTAAACGAGCCAAAAGTGATGGGAATTATCAATATTACGCCAGATTCTTTTTTTTCTGGGAGTAGAGTTAATACCAACTATGAAATTCTTAAACAAGCAGAAAAAATGCTTACCGAAGGGGCAGATTTTTTAGATTTGGGAGCCTATTCATCTAGACCAGGGGCGCAAGACATAAGCGAAGCCGAGGAAGAAGCAAGACTTTTACCAGCAGTAGCACTCATTAGCAAAGAATTTAAGCAAGCTTTTATTTCTATTGATACCTTTAGGGCAAGAGTAGCAGAAAAAGCCATACATGCTGGGGCACATATCATTAACGATATATCAGGAGGTAATTTTGATCCAAAGATGTTTGAAACTGTAGGGAAATTAAAAGTCCCTTACATCTTAATGCATATGAAAGGTACGCCTCAAAATATGCAATCGCAAAATCACTATGATGATATGATGGAAGAGATGATGTATTATTTTTCAACCAAAATTCAGCAATTGAAGGCTTACGGAGTGCATGATATCATCATAGACCCCGGCTTTGGTTTTGCAAAAGATATTACCCAAAACTTTAGTTTATTAAAGCATCTAGCTACATTTAAAATATTGGGTTTCCCAGTTTTGGCAGGTCTTTCCAGAAAATCTATGGTTTGGAAAACGCTTAATACCACGGCAGACGAAGCATTAAATGGTACCACAGTTTTAAATACTATAGCATTACAAAATGGGGCAGCTATTTTAAGAGTTCATGATGTGAAGGCGGCAAAAGAGAGCATTAGCCTTTACCAAAGCTATCTAAAAGCGCAATAG
- a CDS encoding DUF1599 domain-containing protein, protein MKKTRDYGTAWRILRPSSITDQIFIKAQRIRTLEEKKVSKVGDDIKGEYMGIINYCIIAMIQLELDENAATELEPSIVEVNFDQKVTETKELMFAKNHDYGEAWRDMRVSSLTDLILMKILRVKQIEDNQGQTEASEGVKANYQDMMNYAIFALIKLS, encoded by the coding sequence ATGAAAAAAACTCGTGATTATGGTACAGCTTGGAGAATTTTACGTCCATCTTCTATAACCGATCAGATTTTTATTAAAGCGCAAAGAATTAGAACTTTAGAAGAGAAAAAAGTTAGTAAAGTTGGTGATGATATTAAGGGAGAATACATGGGCATTATCAATTACTGCATTATAGCCATGATACAGCTAGAGCTTGATGAAAATGCTGCCACCGAGCTTGAACCGAGCATTGTGGAAGTTAATTTTGACCAAAAAGTTACCGAAACAAAAGAACTTATGTTTGCCAAAAACCATGATTATGGTGAAGCTTGGAGAGATATGCGTGTAAGCTCTTTAACAGATTTAATTTTGATGAAGATTTTACGCGTAAAACAAATTGAAGATAACCAAGGGCAAACAGAGGCATCTGAAGGTGTAAAAGCCAATTACCAAGATATGATGAACTACGCTATTTTTGCACTGATTAAATTGTCTTAA
- a CDS encoding BT_3928 family protein translates to MLYQKHILLFSRIFVGLLFIFSGLIKLNDPLGFSYKLEEYFEVFHVVFLNPFSVYLSIFLCALEVVLGVFLLTGISSKKVSWGLLLLIIFFTFLTFYSAAFNVVKTCGCFGDAIPLTPWQSFSKDLILLVFIIYIFFNKAYIKPVSAEKPGRTAIISLTIGLTILFGIYTYAYLPIIDFLPYKVGANIPDAMRIPEGAPQNEYEIIYTLKNKKTGEQQEMSDKKYLETKIYENPDWELISSSEPKLVKEGYQPKISDLNIYDSQGVSYTKELIENPYYNLVAVGWRLDKANKKAAGDINALAINAAENFNIRTVWLTANSATDAEKFIKENKLVMEFFYADAVPLKSMVRANPGLMLLKNGTIINKWPASALPSYDDLVAQYLSKN, encoded by the coding sequence ATGTTATATCAAAAACACATCCTTTTATTTAGTCGGATATTTGTTGGGCTCCTTTTTATTTTCTCAGGACTCATTAAATTAAACGACCCTTTAGGCTTTTCTTACAAATTAGAAGAATACTTTGAAGTGTTTCATGTAGTTTTTTTAAATCCATTTTCTGTATATCTATCCATCTTTTTATGTGCGCTTGAAGTGGTTTTAGGCGTATTTTTATTAACTGGGATATCTTCTAAAAAAGTAAGTTGGGGCTTATTGCTACTGATTATATTTTTCACTTTCTTAACTTTTTACTCGGCAGCTTTTAATGTTGTTAAAACCTGTGGCTGCTTTGGAGATGCCATACCTTTAACGCCTTGGCAATCTTTCAGCAAAGATTTGATTTTATTGGTCTTTATCATTTACATCTTCTTTAATAAAGCGTATATCAAGCCTGTATCAGCAGAGAAACCTGGCAGAACAGCCATTATCTCTTTAACCATCGGCTTAACCATATTATTTGGCATTTATACCTATGCATATTTGCCTATTATAGATTTTTTACCTTATAAAGTTGGTGCTAATATCCCGGATGCGATGCGTATTCCTGAAGGTGCACCACAAAACGAGTATGAAATTATTTACACCTTAAAAAATAAGAAAACTGGTGAACAGCAGGAAATGAGTGATAAAAAGTATCTGGAAACTAAAATATATGAAAATCCGGATTGGGAATTAATCAGCTCATCAGAACCAAAACTTGTTAAAGAAGGCTATCAACCTAAAATAAGCGATTTAAATATTTACGATTCGCAAGGGGTAAGCTATACCAAAGAATTGATAGAAAACCCTTATTATAATTTAGTTGCTGTTGGCTGGAGGCTAGATAAAGCTAATAAAAAAGCCGCTGGCGATATTAATGCTTTGGCGATAAATGCGGCGGAAAATTTTAATATCCGTACGGTTTGGTTAACGGCAAACTCTGCTACGGATGCAGAAAAATTTATCAAAGAAAATAAACTGGTGATGGAGTTTTTTTATGCCGATGCTGTACCTCTTAAAAGTATGGTAAGAGCAAATCCCGGTTTAATGCTTTTAAAAAACGGAACAATTATTAATAAATGGCCGGCAAGTGCTTTACCTAGTTATGATGATTTGGTAGCACAATACTTGAGCAAAAACTAA
- a CDS encoding shikimate kinase: protein MKIFLIGFMGCGKTRMGKNLSAKINRPFIDLDTLIESTQHKTVPEIFAELGENGFREIERNLLQNSAIADDAIISTGGGAPCFLII, encoded by the coding sequence ATGAAGATATTCTTAATAGGTTTTATGGGTTGCGGAAAAACAAGAATGGGTAAAAACCTTTCTGCCAAAATAAACCGTCCTTTTATTGATTTAGATACTTTAATAGAAAGCACACAGCATAAAACTGTTCCTGAAATTTTTGCTGAGCTAGGCGAAAATGGTTTTAGAGAAATTGAGCGTAACTTATTACAAAATAGCGCTATAGCTGATGATGCTATTATTTCTACCGGTGGTGGGGCGCCTTGTTTTTTGATAATATAG
- a CDS encoding shikimate kinase, which translates to MNANGLTIFIDPPVKILADRLINAKTERPLIKGKSFDELVLFIEDKLKERRPFYEKAQISLHGVSLTPEILLEELEKKDIKLV; encoded by the coding sequence ATGAACGCCAATGGTTTAACTATTTTTATTGACCCACCTGTTAAAATTTTAGCAGATAGATTGATAAACGCCAAAACAGAACGACCATTAATAAAAGGTAAAAGCTTTGATGAACTGGTTTTATTTATTGAAGACAAACTAAAAGAACGCAGACCATTTTATGAAAAAGCCCAAATTTCTTTACATGGTGTAAGCTTAACGCCAGAAATTTTATTGGAAGAACTAGAAAAGAAAGACATCAAACTGGTTTAA
- a CDS encoding cytochrome b5 domain-containing protein, which produces MIEEELPVYTKSQLALRNGQDKPQIWVAYLGLIYDVSQSRLWLKGKHYEHWAGQDLTAELKDAPHTEQVFERFKVIGKLA; this is translated from the coding sequence ATGATAGAAGAAGAATTGCCTGTTTATACCAAATCTCAGTTAGCTTTAAGAAACGGACAAGATAAGCCGCAAATATGGGTTGCTTATTTGGGTTTAATTTATGATGTAAGCCAAAGCAGATTATGGCTAAAAGGCAAACATTATGAGCATTGGGCTGGTCAAGATTTAACTGCCGAGCTAAAAGATGCGCCACATACAGAACAGGTTTTTGAGCGCTTTAAAGTTATCGGCAAACTGGCTTAA
- a CDS encoding lycopene cyclase domain-containing protein, producing MDSKLSYLLINISTVFFPILLSFDKKVHYYKKWRFIMPGLFITGLLYLLWDYIFTINQVWSFNDDYILGIRFFDLPLEEIMFFITIPFACIFIYECLIAYFKIEISAKIVNAISWLLVILCVIMLVLFHDRIYSLVNFSTLLVVLLYTLFAKTHLNMGKFYIAYVVSLLPFYIVNGILTSIPIVMYNNAENMGFRVGTIPFEDHFYSMSLFLMNLLFFEFFRNKKQAA from the coding sequence ATGGATAGTAAACTGAGTTATCTGCTCATCAATATTTCAACTGTTTTCTTTCCTATTCTTTTATCATTTGATAAAAAAGTACATTATTATAAAAAGTGGAGATTTATCATGCCTGGCTTATTCATCACTGGGCTTTTATATCTTCTTTGGGATTATATTTTTACCATTAACCAAGTTTGGTCTTTTAATGATGATTATATTCTTGGAATCCGGTTTTTTGATTTACCGCTAGAGGAAATCATGTTTTTTATCACCATTCCTTTTGCTTGTATTTTTATATATGAGTGTTTAATAGCTTATTTTAAGATTGAAATCTCTGCCAAAATTGTAAATGCTATTAGCTGGTTGCTGGTTATTTTATGTGTTATCATGCTGGTGCTATTTCATGATAGAATTTACAGTTTGGTAAATTTTAGCACCCTTTTAGTAGTTTTACTCTATACCCTTTTTGCTAAAACGCATTTAAATATGGGCAAATTTTATATAGCTTATGTGGTTTCTTTATTGCCTTTTTATATTGTAAATGGGATATTAACATCTATACCTATTGTGATGTATAATAATGCGGAAAATATGGGTTTTAGAGTTGGAACTATTCCTTTCGAGGATCATTTTTATTCGATGTCTTTATTTTTGATGAATTTGCTTTTCTTTGAATTCTTTAGAAATAAGAAACAAGCTGCATGA